The following coding sequences are from one Rutidosis leptorrhynchoides isolate AG116_Rl617_1_P2 chromosome 11, CSIRO_AGI_Rlap_v1, whole genome shotgun sequence window:
- the LOC139877325 gene encoding tryptophan synthase alpha chain-like produces MAISTPKSTTFLKLRSQYNKPNSLFHLNSQTCIPFSLKSSSMATHAVASSTLGLSETFAKLKKEGKVAFIPYITAGDPDLSTTAEALKVLGSCGSDIIELGVPYSDPLADGPVIQAAATRALARGTNFDSILNMLNEVVPQLSCPIALFTYYNPILKRIEKFMVTVKEVGVHGLVVPDVPLEETEILRREASKHKIELVLLTTPTTPKERMKSIVEATEGFLYLVSSIGVTGARASVSGKVQSLLKEIKAESSKPVAVGFGISQPEHVKQVAGWGADGVIVGSAMVKILGDAKSSEEGLKELAEFTKSLKSALL; encoded by the exons ATGGCCATTAGTACACCCAAATCAACTACATTTCTAAAACTTCGATCACAATACAACAAACCCAATTCCCTTTTTCATCTCAATTCTCAAACCTGTATTCCTTTCTCTCTCAAATCATCTTCAATGGCAACTCATGCAGTAGCTTCATCAACACTTGGGCTATCTGAAACCTTTGCTAAATTGAAAAAAGAGGGTAAA GTAGCATTCATACCATATATTACAGCCGGTGACCCAGACCTATCAACAACAGCAGAAGCATTGAAGGTGCTTGGCTCGTGTGGTTCAGATATAATTGAATTAGGTGTTCCATATTCTGATCCCTTAGCCGATGGGCCAGTCATCC AGGCTGCAGCCACACGAGCACTGGCAAGAGGGACCAATTTTGATTCAATTCTCAATATGTTGAACGAG gtGGTGCCGCAATTATCATGTCCAATTGCGTTGTTCACTTATTACAACCCGATTCTTAAGCGAATTGAAAAGTTCATGGTTACTGTTAAAGAAGTTGGAGTACATG GACTCGTGGTGCCGGATGTGCCATTAGAAGAAACTGAGATTTTAAGACGGGAAGCTTCAAAGCATAAAATTGAGTTG GTACTACTAACAACTCCCACTACTCCAAAGGAACGGATGAAATCAATCGTTGAAGCTACAGAGGGATTTTTGTATCTC gtGAGTTCTATTGGAGTAACCGGGGCTCGTGCTTCAGTAAGCGGAAAGGTTCAATCACTCCTGAAGGAAATTAAGGCG GAATCAAGTAAGCCTGTGGCTGTTGGCTTTGGGATTTCACAACCCGAACATGTGAAACAG GTAGCAGGATGGGGAGCCGATGGCGTGATTGTGGGTAGTGCTATGGTGAAAATATTAGGTGATGCCAAGTCATCAGAGGAAGGGCTTAAAGAACTTGCAGAATTCACAAAATCACTCAAATCTGCATTACTTTGA